Proteins from a single region of Antechinus flavipes isolate AdamAnt ecotype Samford, QLD, Australia chromosome 2, AdamAnt_v2, whole genome shotgun sequence:
- the RFX7 gene encoding DNA-binding protein RFX7 has protein sequence MAEEQQQAPPQQPDAHQQLPPSTPSPGVALPALVPGLPGTEARALQHKIKNSICKTVQSKVDCILQEVEKFTDLEKLYLYLQLPSGLSNGEKSDQSSMSSSRAQQMHAFSWIRNTLEEHPETSLPKQEVYDEYKSYCDNLGYHPLSAADFGKIMKNVFPNMKARRLGTRGKSKYCYSGLRKKAFVHMPTLPNLDFHKSGDGLEGAEPSGQLQTVDEEVISAACRLVCEWAQKVLSQPFDSVLELARFLVKSHYIGTKSMAALTVMAAAPAGIKGMTQPSAFIPTAESNSFQPQVKTLPSPVDAKQQLQRKIQKKQQEQKLQSPLPGESPGKKLEGTTTNGVTSISNGNPPILSPQPIGIVVAAVPSPIPVPRTRQLVTSPSPMGSSDGKVLPLNVQVVTQHMQSVKQAPKTPQNVPASPGGDRSSRHRYPQILPKPANTSALTIRSPTTVLFTSSPIKTVVPAPHMSSLNVVKMTAISLTPSNSSAPLKHSPSVNSATGTIEESRAVPHIKNGSVVSLQSPGSKSSAVGTSSVEIKMEPEILLDENSIQCQENSDVSKAAKVTPRGTLGQRSNSEGTGLKPSNEGVMETKATKTCDQRTKCKSRYNEMPPVSSGNNHSTLTLSVATQNLPFTSTSSPSNGDPANKDTKLCTKSPRKRLSSTLQESQMPPVKKPLVEQLSAGNMEAQKEGDSAKKDQKVLPAAKTENSAVSAQVPIKVTINVNPHVVANQSLNSNVINASDSALEQPLTSSSPDIKVKLEENVFLLENDSKADSSFNSNAWQQQITQDSEFSSASCESQHISVMNITGHSDINDLEKSVWEPLHLEGMPQETYSQQLHSQMQESSLNQMQAQSSNQLPLQSDLKEFEPTVSQTNENYFPFDDELTQDSIVEELVLMEQQMSMNNSHSYGGCLGMTLQSQAVAAGTPMSSHPNSTHFYHSIHSNGTPIHTPTPTPTPTPTPTPTPTPTSEMIAGSQSLSRESPCSRLAQTTPVDSALGSSRHTPIGTPHSNCSSSVPPSPVECRNPFAFTPISSSMAYHDASIVSSSPVKPMQRPMATHPDKTKLEWMNNGYSGVSNSSVASHGILPSYQELVEDRFRKPHAFAVPGQSYQSQSRHHETHFGRLTPVSPVQHQGATVNNANKQEGFAVPAPLDNKGNNSSLNNSLRCRSVSPAVHRQRNLSGSTLYPVSNIPRSNLTPFGSPITPEVHNVFANVQTDTSANNIAQRSQSVPLTVMMQTAFPTLQKQANSKKITNVLLNKLDSDNDDAVRGLGINNLPSNYTARMNLTQILETSTAFPSANPQSMINSSTSVYEFQTPTYLTKNNSTDQINFSPGDNQAQSEIGEQQLDFSSTVKDLLGGDNLQANQQLVGQVASDLSNVTSDFSSDIRLSSELSGSINDLNTLDTNLLFDPGRQQGQDDDATLEELKNDPLFQQICNESMNAMTSSGFEWMESKDHPTVEMLG, from the exons AAGCTATTGCGACAATCTTGGTTACCATCCATTAAGTGCTGCTGACTTTGGAAAGATCATGAAAAACGTCTTTCCAAACATGAAGGCACGCCGCCTGGGCACAAGAGGCAAATCAAA ATATTGCTACAGTGGACTAAGGAAAAAAGCTTTTGTTCATATGCCAACACTGCCCAACCTTGACTTTCATAAAAGTGGAGATGGG TTGGAAGGAGCCGAACCTTCCGGGCAACTCCAAACTGTTGATGAGGAAGTTATCTCTGCTGCCTGCCGCCTTGTGTGTGAGTGGGCCCAGAAAGTATTAAGCCAGCCATTTGATTCAGTCTTGGAATTAGCTCGCTTCCTTGTAAAAAGTCACTACATAGGCACCAAATCGATGGCAGCTCTAACTGTAATGGCAGCAGCACCAGCAG gaaTTAAAGGAATGACCCAGCCCTCTGCTTTTATACCAACTGCTGAAAGTAATTCTTTTCAGCCTCAAGTAAAGACTCTGCCATCTCCTGTTGATGCTAAGCAGCAGTTGCAAAGGAAAATCCAAAAGAAACAACAGGAACAGAAGCTACAATCTCCTTTACCAGGAGAGTCTCCAGGAAAGAAACTAGAAGGAACTACAACCAATGGAGTAACAAGTATTTCTAATGGAAATCCTCCAATCCTTTCTCCACAGCCTATTGGTATTGTGGTGGCAGCTGTTCCCAGTCCTATTCCG GTACCAAGAACCAGGCAGTTGGTGACTTCTCCAAGTCCAATGGGTTCTTCAGATGGCAAGGTCCTTCCCCTCAATGTACAGGTGGTCACCCAGCACATGCAGTCTGTTAAACAGGCACCAAAGACCCCTCAAAACGTCCCAGCCAGTCCTGGTGGTGATCGCTCTTCTCGGCACCGGTACCCTCAGATCTTGCCCAAGCCAGCTAACACCAGTGCCCTCACCATCCGTTCCCCAACTACTGTCCTCTTTACAAGCAGTCCCATCAAAACTGTTGTACCAGCTCCACATATGAGTTCTCTAAATGTGGTGAAAATGACAGCAATATCACTCACGCCCAGCAACAGTAGTGCTCCTCTTAAACATTCTCCCTCTGTGAACAGTGCGACTGGAACAATAGAAGAATCAAGAGCTGTTCCCCATATCAAAAATGGTTCTGTGGTTTCACTTCAGTCTCCTGGATCCAAGAGTAGTGCTGTGGGAACTTCCTCtgtggaaataaaaatggaaccAGAGATTTTATTAGATGAAAATTCTATACAGTGCCAAGAGAACTCCGATGTGTCTAAAGCTGCTAAAGTAACCCCTCGTGGAACTTTGGGACAGAGAAGTAATTCAGAGGGTACAGGGCTGAAACCCTCAAATGAAGGTGTAATGGAAACAAAAGCAACTAAGACCTGTGATCAGAGGACCAAATGCAAAAGTCGCTACAATGAAATGCCACCAGTCTCTTCAGGCAATAATCACAGCACTCTCACTCTCTCAGTTGCTACTCAAAATTTACCCTTCACCAGCACCAGTTCACCATCTAATGGTGACCCTGCTAATAAAGACACGAAGTTATGCACAAAAAGTCCAAGGAAGAGGCTCTCTTCTACATTGCAAGAGTCTCAGATGCCTCCTGTAAAGAAACCCCTGGTGGAACAGCTTTCTGCAGGTAACATGGAAGCTCAGAAGGAAGGTGATAGTGctaaaaaagatcaaaaagttCTCCCTGCAGCAAAAACAGAAAACTCAGCAGTAAGTGCTCAGGTTCCTATCAAGGTAACAATAAATGTAAATCCACATGTTGTGGCAAATCAGTCCCTAAATTCTAATGTTATAAATGCCAGTGATTCAGCTTTAGAACAGCCATTGACATCATCATCTCCAGATATAAAagttaaattagaagaaaatgtgtttcttttagaaaatgaCTCAAAAGCAGATAGCAGTTTTAATTCCAATGCCTGGCAGCAGCAGATCACTCAGGATTCTGAATTTTCATCTGCCAGCTGTGAATCACAGCATATCAGTGTTATGAATATTACTGGTCACTCTGacattaatgatttagagaagtCTGTTTGGGAACCATTGCATTTAGAAGGAATGCCACAGGAAACATATAGCCAGCAGTTACACAGCCAGATGCAAGAATCTTCTCTCAATCAAATGCAAGCACAGTCTTCAAATCAGTTACCTCTGCAGTCTGACTTGAAGGAATTTGAGCCTACTGTTTCTCagacaaatgaaaattattttccatttgacGATGAACTTACACAGGACAGTATTGTGGAAGAGCTAGTACTCATGGAACAACAAATGTCAATGAACAATTCACATTCTTATGGTGGCTGTTTAGGAATGACACTTCAGAGTCAAGCAGTAGCTGCAGGAACTCCAATGTCATCTCACCCCAACAGTACTCACTTTTACCATTCAATCCATAGCAATGGCACTCCAATTCACACACCTACGCCAACTCcgacccccacccccacccccacccccacacccACTCCAACTTCTGAGATGATTGCTGGTTCTCAGAGTTTATCAAGAGAGAGCCCCTGTTCTCGATTAGCCCAGACTACGCCAGTAGACAGTGCTTTAGGAAGTAGTAGGCACACACCCATTGGTACTCCGCACTCGAACTGCAGTAGTAGTGTCCCTCCTAGTCCTGTTGAATGCAGGAACCCTTTTGCATTTACACCAATAAGCTCCAGCATGGCCTACCATGATGCAAGCATTGTCTCAAGTAGTCCTGTGAAACCGATGCAGAGACCTATGGCTACTCACCCTGACAAAACTAAACTGGAGTGGATGAACAATGGGTATAGTGGAGTCAGTAATTCGTCAGTTGCAAGCCACGGTATTCTCCCGAGCTACCAAGAGCTAGTGGAAGACCGCTTCAGGAAGCCTCACGCTTTTGCTGTGCCCGGCCAGTCCTATCAGTCTCAGTCCAGGCACCATGAGACTCATTTTGGTCGGTTGACTCCAGTCTCACCTGTGCAGCATCAGGGTGCCACTGTAAATAATGCGAACAAGCAAGAAGGCTTCGCGGTCCCTGCTCCTCTTGATAACAAGGGGAATAATTCTTCCCTCAACAACAGCCTGAGATGCCGGAGTGTGAGCCCTGCAGTCCATCGCCAACGTAACCTTAGTGGAAGCACCCTCTATCCAGTTTCTAATATACCACGGTCGAATTTGACTCCCTTTGGAAGCCCAATAACTCCAGAAGTCCATAATGTTTTCGCAAATGTACAGACAGATACCAGTGCCAACAACATAGCTCAAAGAAGTCAGTCGGTCCCATTGACTGTTATGATGCAGACAGCCTTCCCCACTCTTCAGAAACAAGCAAACAGTAAAAAAATAACCAATGTTTTGTTGAATAAACTTGATTCTGACAATGACGATGCAGTAAGAGGTTTGGGAATAAACAACCTGCCCTCCAATTACACAGCCAGAATGAATCTCACTCAGATATTGGAAACTTCTACAGCTTTTCCTAGTGCCAATCCACAGAGTATGATCAATTCTAGCACTTCGGTTTATGAATTCCAGACACCAACTTACCTCACAAAAAACAACAGCACGGATCAGATTAATTTTTCTCCTGGAGATAACCAAGCACAATCAGAAATTGGAGAGCAGCAGTTAGATTTCAGTAGCACTGTTAAAGACTTGTTGGGTGGGGATAACCTGCAAGCCAACCAGCAGCTGGTGGGTCAGGTAGCATCAGATCTTAGTAATGTTACATCTGATTTCTCTAGTGATATCAGATTGTCTTCTGAACTCTCAGGCAGCATCAATGATTTGAACACTTTAGACACAAATCTACTGTTTGATCCAGGTCGCCAGCAGGGACAAGATGATGATGCTACACTGGAGGAATTAAAGAATGATCCATTATTTCAGCAAATCTGCAATGAATCCATGAACGCTATGACTTCATCAGGTTTTGAGTGGATGGAAAGCAAGGACCATCCCACTGTTGAAATGTTGGGTTAA